The Pseudomonas sp. MPC6 nucleotide sequence TTACGCGCGGCAGAAAGCAGTTTGCGCTTGAACCAGCAAGCCTATGCGCAAGGGGAGAACAGCATTCTCCAAGTGCTGGAGGCAGAGCGTGCCTATGAGCAAGCGTTGCTGGGCCACATCAGAGTGAAGACCGCGCAATACCTCGACACGGTGCGGCTGTACGTAGCACTCGGCGGCAATTCCATCGGTGTATTCGAGCAACGGGTTGCCGCTCGCGAAACACCCAACCGTTCTTATCAATAGCCGCTGTGGCCCCTGAGACTGGAGTACAGACATGTCATATGAAGCTTTTCACGATGCACTGCGCGATACCCGTTTTCCTCTTGTGCACGGCTCGGGTGAGATGCCGGCTGTCGGGTTCGGCACCTTGTTCCGCGATCTGGCGGTCACCACCCAAGCGGTCAAGGACGCACTGCAAACAGGCTTTCGCCATTTCGATTGTGCAGAACGCTATCGCAATGAGGACCAGGTCGGCGTTGCCATGAAGGAAATGATCGAGGCGGGGAAGGTCCGCCGGGAGGAGGTGTTCATTACCACCAAACTGTGGAACACCAACCATCGTCCCGAGCGAGTCGAGCCTGCTTTTGCAGCCAGTTGCCGACGGCTCCAGGTGGACTATATCGACTGCTATCTGATCCATACGCCCTTCGCCTTTCAACCTGGCGAGAACCAGGACCCGAGAGACGAGCAGGGGAACGTCATCTACGACCGTGACGTGACGTTGATCGAAACCTGGCGGGCGCTCGAGTGTCTGGTGGATCAAGGCCGCTGCAAGTCCATCGGCCTGTCCGATATCACCCTGGAGGCTTTAAAGGAAATCGTGGCGGCGGCCCGGATCAAACCGGCCGTGGTGCAGGTTGAAGCCCACCCTTATCTGCCTGAGTGGGAGCTGCTGGAATTTTGCCAACAGCAAGGAATCATCGTCCTCGCGTTTGCGCCACTCGGGCATGGCATGGCGCCGAACGTGCTGGAAGACGACGTGATAACCGGGATCGCCCGGCGCTTGCGCAAGACCCCGGCGCAAGTTGCACTGGCCTGGTCGGTGCAGCGTGGAGTCGCTTTCCTGACCACTTCTGCAACACTGAGCCATATTCAGGAAAACTTTGATATTGCGACGCTGCCTCATCGGGCCATGCATGAAATCAAGACCGATATTACAACCCGGGTACGCTTCAACTCGGTAGTGGAAACCGGCGTGCCTGGCTTCATTGCGCGGAAAAAGTGATACAGGATGCAGGGGCGGTCTGATGCCAGACCGCTTTTTTTCATCGGAAAGCTTGGACTGAGGTAGGCGATGGACGTTTTCCAAACCATGCGGTTTTTTGTGGCGGTCGCCCAGAGCGGCAGTTTCACGGCGGCGGCCGAACTACTGGACACCAACACCACCAACGTCTCCAAAGCCGTTTCCAGTCTGGAAGCCAGGTTGCAGACCCGCCTGATCAACCGGACGACCCGACGCCTGGCATTGACCGAAGCCGGCATGCGTTATCTGCAACGCTGCGAGAACATTCTTGACGAGGTACGGGAAGCCGATGAGGAAGCGGGCACTGCCCAGACCCTGCCCGTCGGCCGCCTGAAAATTCATGCGATGTCAGCCATCGGCAATCATTACGTGATCGATGCCATTGCCCAATACCGAGAGATTTACCCCTCGGTCATGTTTGACCTGACACTGACCAATCGGCTACCGGATTTGCTGGAGGAGGGGTATGACATGTCGATTGTTCTGGCGCGGGATTTACCCGACTCGGGTTTTGTCGCTCAGCGACTCGGCATTACCTGCAGCATTCTCTGCGCGTCGCCCGGGTACTTGCAGAAGCGCGGCATCCCCGATTCTCCAGGTGCTCTTGGCGCCCATGATTGCTTGAGGATCGTTAATACGGTGATGCCCGTCGAGAATTGGGCATTCAAGGGGCCGCAAGGGGTAGAAACAGTCAACGTGCCCTTGTCGCCTTTTCATATCAATACCGCCGATGGCATGACGGTGGCGATAAAACACGGGATGGGTATCGGCATCCAGCCTATTGCGTCTGCGGTCGATGGCCTCAAGGCGGGCGCTTTGGTGCGGGTGCTGCCGGACTATCATCTCGAAGAGTTGAGTCTGTTTGCCATCTATCCGTCACGCAAATTCGTCGATGCCAAAATAAAGACGTGGGTGGAGTTTCTTAAAAACGCCATTCCAGGCCTGTTGGCAGCAGATGAAAAAATCGCAGGCTCGCCAAAAAAAAATAATCAATCCGCGGTTTGATGACCTTGCAGACATGGAGTGTCGACCCTCCACCTTGCGCACCGTACTCAACCGTTGGAACAGCCAGTGCCCATCACTTGATATTGCAGCACATGACGCTGACCGTGGGAGTCTTCATAGGTCATCTGCGCCGGGACCGGCCCGCACTGATCGGCAATATCGGTCACCGTGATGACTTTGTCGATGTCGAGTTTTGTTGAGTAAGTGTAATTTTCCACCGGAGTCTGGCTGGCGTTGCCGGTTGTCTCGTTCTCGTCCGCATGGGCCTGTACGCCGGCAGTAGCAAGAACGAGAAGAAGCGCCATTCTGGAAATTTTCATGAGAGTCACCGTGTCGTTAAGGATTACTCGGCGCTCGAGTTGATTGCATTCATCTCGAACTGTGGAGTTTTTACCTTGCGAGCCAGTAGAGGCATGTGGCATTGGCTGACTTGGTAGACACGATGCTAAGTGTTCCCCCTTTGCTCAAATAGCGGCCCGGGGGACAAACACTGTTGCCGGATTCCCCATGAATGGCGACTTCGACGCGTTGATGCCTGAACGAGCGGGAGGGCCTGGCCCTCCCGTTGTGGATCAGTCGCGGTACACCGGGAAGTCACTGCACATCGCGGCAGCCAGGCTGGCGACCTGGGCCTCGACATCGGCGTCACTCAGGTGATCGAGAATGTCGCAGATCCAGCCCGCCAGCTCGATGCTCTGGGCTTCCTTGAACCCACGGCTGGTGATGGCCGGGGTGCCGATGCGCAGGCCGGAAGTCACGAACGGCGACTGCGGATCGTTCGGCACCGCGTTCTTGTTCACGGTGATGCCGGCGCGACCGAGGGCGGCGTCGGCGTCTTTGCCGGTGAGGCCCTGACGGATCAGGCTGACCAGGAACAGGTGGTTATCGGTGCCGCCGGACACCACATCGTAGCCACGGTCGATAAACACCTTGGCCATGGCCTGGGCGTTGCGGATCACTTGCGCCTGATAGGTCTTGAAAGCAGGCTCCAGCGCTTCCTTGAAGCACACGGCCTTGGCGGCGATCACGTGCATCAGCGGTCCGCCCTGGCCACCGGGGAATACCGCGGCGTTGAGTTTTTTCTCCAGTTCCGGATTGGACCTGGCCAGGATCAAACCACCACGAGGGCCGCGCAGGGTCTTGTGGGTGGTGGTGGTGACCACATCGGCGTACGGCAGCGGGTTCGGGTACAGACCGGTCGCGACCAGCCCGGCGACGTGGGCCATGTCGACGAACAGGTAGGCGCCGACTTTATCGGCGATCTGCCGGAAGCGCGGGAAATCCAGGGTCTTGGAGTAGGCCGAGAACCCGGCGATGAGCATTTTCGGCTGATGCTCGACCGCCAGGCGCTCGACTTCGTCGTAATCGATCAGCCCGGTATCGGTGTCGATGCCGTACTGCACCGCGTTGTAGAGCTTGCCGGAAAAACTGACCTTGGCGCCGTGGGTCAGGTGACCGCCATGGGCCAGGCTCATGCCCAGCACGGTATCACCGGCCTGCAGCAACGCCAGATACACCGCGGCGTTGGCCTGGCTGCCGGAGTGCGGCTGGACGTTGGCGTAGTCGGCGCCGAACAGCTGTTTGGCGCGGTCGATAGCCAACTGCTCGACCACGTCGACATGCTCGCAGCCACCGTAATAACGCTTGCCCGGATAGCCTTCGGCATACTTGTTGGTCAGGCCACTGCCTTGCGCCTCCATCACCCGTTGGCTGGTGTAGTTTTCCGAGGCGATCAATTCGATGTGATGCTCTTGCCGTGCGTCCTCGGCATTGATCGCCGCCAGCAGTTCATCGTCGTAGCCTTTGATCTGGTCGTGCTTGCTGAACATGGTGGAGTCCTCTGTTTATCTCTGAATGAGCTGACGGTCACCTGTAGGAGCTGGCTTGCCAGCGAAGGCGTCTCCAAGGGCGCTGCAAGGTTTGAGGCCGCCTTCGCTGGCAAGCCAGCTCCTACAGGGGTAATGCGGTGTTCTTGCCATCCCGCGAAGGGGTGGGAGGCGTGCTGATAGGCGCACGTGAAGTTGATTAGCAAGGGCGATGCCAGTCACGATTAGTATAATTAAATCAATAGGATGGAGTAATTTTGTGAGAAACAACTGAACTTCTTTGTATTGAAATCAATACAGGTGGTCCGGCGTATGTAGAGCGGAAAGGTGCCCAGTTGAAAGATACGGGGGGCGCGGCGGCGTGTATCGAATTCAATACAATGTATCGAATCCAAGACGCACCAGATTGCTCACAGTTGTCAGCTGGAACGCAATCAGAGGCGGTTTTTCTCCGAGTATTACGCTTGCGGTTGAAGGTCGCTCAACAGCGCTTTGATTGCCTTTCTGTTAACCAACTCACACCACGGGCCGTCGTCGATAATCGCACCGTCCTGCATGACGATGACTCGATCAAAGCGATACAGGTGGCCAACGTCGTGAGTGACACAAATCAGTCCGCGCTCGGCGAAGGTGTCGAAAAGCAAATCCCACACCGGAGTGGCGAGCTTCGGTTCGATCGACGCACTTGGCTCGTCGAACAGATTGAAGTGTCCTGGTCTGTTGATCAGGCGCAGTAGCGACAGGCGTTTGGCTTCGCCACCGGAAATATTGGCCGCGTTTTCGCTGAGGTTTCGCCGGGTAACAATCTCTTCAAGGTTCAATCGTTGTATCGCCTGGTGCAGATGTGGCGAAGGATTGATTCCGAACAGAACCGAGCGGTCGAAGGTGCCTTCCAGGAACTGCGGTGATTGAGGACAATATCTCAGGCAATTCAAGTGGGTCAGGGCGCTCAACCTGCAAACCGGCAGGCCGTCGATGCTCAACTGACTTCTGACCGAAGCATTCAATCCGGCCAGCGTTTCCAGCAAGGTGGTTTTTCCCGCCCCGCTGGGACCGGTAATGGCGACCGATTGGCCTTGTTGAAAGGTGATGGCATTCGCGATTGATAACCGGACCGCTCTGTTATCGGTCACTACGCAGGGGGCGAGCACCATGGTCGAGGCGTGCCGGGATGTGATTTCGGCTTGACGGTTGTCATGGTCAAAGTTTGGCAATGACAACAATTGCTGCAGTCGACGCTGGTCAGCGAGAAATTGGTCCAGTACTCGATAACCTTCGGTAAGCGCGGTGATGTTGAGTAAAAAACTTCCCGCAATGGAAAATATGGCTACCAGTTGCCCGACGCTGATGCTTGGCTCGCCCGACAATTGATCGAAAACACCCCAGCCCAGCAATCCTGCCGTGGAGAGGCTGACAAATAAAATTTTTGCCGCGCTCAGGAAGCCGCCGGAGCTTGTCACGGTTACTGCTGCGTTGGCGTATTGCGCGAAGGCGCGATTCAACGGTTGTGTTGCTGTGCGTTCGGATCTTTCCAGTTTTATCGATTTTCCCGCGGTCAGGGTATTGAACAAAATCGCACTTAACTCATCCTCTTGGTCGTTGACTGCATCAATATGCTTTCTGCGCCACCTGATTATTTTATGGGTGACAAACAGGTAGAGGATGCCAAGACCGGTCAGTGCGAGGAAAATCCCGGCACCACCCATATAAAGAAAAATACCCCCCACGATCAAAAACTCCAGACACATGGGGAATCCGACGGTCACGAAGAATGTCAATAATTGTTCATGGGCCGTGATGCCGCGCTCCACGGATTTGATGAAATGTCCGATGCGCCACGAATCGAAATGACAAAATTCTTTGCGCATCAACTCTGACATCCAGTCTATGGATGCATTCATCACGATCTGCTGCACTAATCTGGATAAAAGAAAAATTTGCAGTGGATTAATGATCGCTTGAATGCATCCAGCCAGGGCAAACGCTGCCGTCAGGGTAAGTAGCGTGTTGAG carries:
- a CDS encoding aldo/keto reductase, whose translation is MSYEAFHDALRDTRFPLVHGSGEMPAVGFGTLFRDLAVTTQAVKDALQTGFRHFDCAERYRNEDQVGVAMKEMIEAGKVRREEVFITTKLWNTNHRPERVEPAFAASCRRLQVDYIDCYLIHTPFAFQPGENQDPRDEQGNVIYDRDVTLIETWRALECLVDQGRCKSIGLSDITLEALKEIVAAARIKPAVVQVEAHPYLPEWELLEFCQQQGIIVLAFAPLGHGMAPNVLEDDVITGIARRLRKTPAQVALAWSVQRGVAFLTTSATLSHIQENFDIATLPHRAMHEIKTDITTRVRFNSVVETGVPGFIARKK
- a CDS encoding LysR family transcriptional regulator; the encoded protein is MDVFQTMRFFVAVAQSGSFTAAAELLDTNTTNVSKAVSSLEARLQTRLINRTTRRLALTEAGMRYLQRCENILDEVREADEEAGTAQTLPVGRLKIHAMSAIGNHYVIDAIAQYREIYPSVMFDLTLTNRLPDLLEEGYDMSIVLARDLPDSGFVAQRLGITCSILCASPGYLQKRGIPDSPGALGAHDCLRIVNTVMPVENWAFKGPQGVETVNVPLSPFHINTADGMTVAIKHGMGIGIQPIASAVDGLKAGALVRVLPDYHLEELSLFAIYPSRKFVDAKIKTWVEFLKNAIPGLLAADEKIAGSPKKNNQSAV
- a CDS encoding DUF2790 domain-containing protein, translated to MKISRMALLLVLATAGVQAHADENETTGNASQTPVENYTYSTKLDIDKVITVTDIADQCGPVPAQMTYEDSHGQRHVLQYQVMGTGCSNG
- the glyA gene encoding serine hydroxymethyltransferase translates to MFSKHDQIKGYDDELLAAINAEDARQEHHIELIASENYTSQRVMEAQGSGLTNKYAEGYPGKRYYGGCEHVDVVEQLAIDRAKQLFGADYANVQPHSGSQANAAVYLALLQAGDTVLGMSLAHGGHLTHGAKVSFSGKLYNAVQYGIDTDTGLIDYDEVERLAVEHQPKMLIAGFSAYSKTLDFPRFRQIADKVGAYLFVDMAHVAGLVATGLYPNPLPYADVVTTTTHKTLRGPRGGLILARSNPELEKKLNAAVFPGGQGGPLMHVIAAKAVCFKEALEPAFKTYQAQVIRNAQAMAKVFIDRGYDVVSGGTDNHLFLVSLIRQGLTGKDADAALGRAGITVNKNAVPNDPQSPFVTSGLRIGTPAITSRGFKEAQSIELAGWICDILDHLSDADVEAQVASLAAAMCSDFPVYRD
- a CDS encoding ATP-binding cassette domain-containing protein is translated as MQTLIRTACKKHAALLTSTITTIIVLKLIALAPPLLLGNVVDALNNDSHTTLNTLLTLTAAFALAGCIQAIINPLQIFLLSRLVQQIVMNASIDWMSELMRKEFCHFDSWRIGHFIKSVERGITAHEQLLTFFVTVGFPMCLEFLIVGGIFLYMGGAGIFLALTGLGILYLFVTHKIIRWRRKHIDAVNDQEDELSAILFNTLTAGKSIKLERSERTATQPLNRAFAQYANAAVTVTSSGGFLSAAKILFVSLSTAGLLGWGVFDQLSGEPSISVGQLVAIFSIAGSFLLNITALTEGYRVLDQFLADQRRLQQLLSLPNFDHDNRQAEITSRHASTMVLAPCVVTDNRAVRLSIANAITFQQGQSVAITGPSGAGKTTLLETLAGLNASVRSQLSIDGLPVCRLSALTHLNCLRYCPQSPQFLEGTFDRSVLFGINPSPHLHQAIQRLNLEEIVTRRNLSENAANISGGEAKRLSLLRLINRPGHFNLFDEPSASIEPKLATPVWDLLFDTFAERGLICVTHDVGHLYRFDRVIVMQDGAIIDDGPWCELVNRKAIKALLSDLQPQA